The proteins below come from a single Gossypium raimondii isolate GPD5lz chromosome 2, ASM2569854v1, whole genome shotgun sequence genomic window:
- the LOC128033725 gene encoding uncharacterized protein LOC128033725, translated as MVEEEDKQILPHKESLEIVSLEEGKEVKIGTDISAKTKQDLIELLWEFKDVFAWSYQDMPGLSTDIVVHRLPIKEDCKPLKLNPTKCTFGTRSGKLFGFIVSGKGIEVDPDKVRAIRDLPPPHTQKEVRGFLGRLNYISRFISQLTEKCDPLFRLLKKHNPGVWDEECQKAFDKIKQYLSNPPVLSSPNPDRPLILYLTVFDNSMGCVLGQHDETGRKEREIYYISKKSTNCEVRYSTIEKLCCALVWTTRRLRQYMLYHTTLLISKLDPLKYMMESTTLNGRMARWQILLSEFDIVYVSQKAVKGSAIADFLAIRALVDYEPLNFDFPNEDLMYVTTAEENPQMDQVWKLNFDGASNAVGNGIGAVLISPSGDHYPFASKLDFDCTNNMAEYEACIMGIRAAIERKIKMLEVYGDSALVIYQLKGEWETRDSKLISYRKMVLELMDEFDDITFCYLPRDENQMADALATLASMIRVNRLEDMKPIQMSIFETPAHCYNVEEEGKDDHPWYLNILRYIKNHEYPDQATENDKRALRRLAIDYVLDGEILYRKGKDQVLLRCVDAVEARKILEEVHEGICGTHANGFTMARQIMRFGYYWSTLERDCISYAKKCHKCQIYGDKRHAPP; from the exons ATGGTAGAAGAGGAGGATAAGCAAATCTTACCTCATAAAGAATCATTGGAGATTGTGAGTCTAGAGGAGGGAAAAGAAGTAAAGATCGGAACTGACATTTCTGCTAAGACAAAGCAggacctcattgagttactctgggaattcaaagatgtctttgcatGGTCATATCAGGATATGCCTGGGTTGAGCACTGATATTGTGGTGCACCGTCTTCccataaaagaggattgcaagcca ctcaagcttaatccaacAAAGTGCACTTTTGGAACTAGATCGGGGAAGTTGTTTGGCTTCATAGTTAGTGGgaaaggaattgaagttgaTCCAGACAAAGTCAGGGCAATACGTGATTTGCCTCCACCACACACACAGAAGGAAGTACGGGGTTTTTTGGGAAGATTGAACTACATTTCTCGGtttatttcacaactaactgagaaatgtgatcccCTATTTCGTCTCCTAAAAAAACATAATCCGGGCGTTTGGGATGAAGAATGCCAGAAGgcttttgacaaaataaaacaatatttgtcTAATCCTCCAGTTCTATCATCACCTAATCCGGATAGGCCATTAATACTGTACCTAACAGTGTTTGACAATTCCATGGGGTGCGTGTTAGGCCAGCATGATGAGACagggagaaaagaaagggaaataTACTATATCAGTAAGAAATCCACTAATTGTGAGGTGAGATATTCAACtattgagaagttgtgttgtgCTTTGGTTTGGACAACTCGAAGATTACGACAATATATGTTGTATCACACGACATTGctaatttcaaagttagaccccttaaagtatatgatggagtcgacAACTTTAAATGGAAGGATGGCCAGATGGCAGATCTTGctttctgaatttgacatagtgtaTGTGAGTCAGAAGGCTGTGAAAGGGAGCGCAATAGCTGACTTCTTAGCTATCAGAGCTTTGGTGGATTAtgagcctttgaactttgatttcccaaatgaggatttgatgtatgtgaCAACCGCTGAAGAAAATCCCCAAATGGATCAGGTGtggaagttaaattttgatggagccTCAAATGCTGTaggtaatggaattggggcagtcctaATATCTCCAagcggagatcattatccttttgCTAGCAAGCtagattttgattgcacaaataatatggcAGAGTATGAAGCGTGCATTATGGGCATTCGTGCAGCCATCGAGCGTAAAATCAAAATGTTAGAAGTGTATGGGGATTCTGCACTAGTGATATATCAACTCAAGGGAGAATGGGAAACAAGGGACTCTAAACTGATCAGTTATCGAAAGATGGTTCTCGAATTGATGGACGAGTTTGATGATATTACTTTTTGTTATCTTCCACGAGATGagaatcagatggctgatgcgtTGGCTACCTTAGCCTCTATGATCCGAGTGAATAGgttagaggacatgaagcctATCCAGATGAGTATTTTTGAAACCCCGGCTCATTGCTATAATGTCGAGGAAGAGGGGAAGGATGATCATCCCTGGTATTTGAATATATTGCGATATATAAAGAATCATGAGTATCCAgatcaggcaacggagaatgataaaAGAGCACTGAGAAGATTGGCTATTGACTATGTTCTAGATGGAGAAATCCTGTACAGAAAAGGGAAGGATCAAGTATtgttaagatgtgtggatgcAGTAGAAGCTAGAAAAATtctagaagaagtccatgaaggTATCTGTGGCACACATGCGaatggtttcacaatggccagGCAGATCATGAGGTTTGGGTATTATTGGTCTACTTTGGAAAGGGATTGCATCAGCTATGctaagaagtgccataaatgccaaatttatggtgatAAAAGGCATGCACCTCCTtga